One Fusobacterium ulcerans DNA segment encodes these proteins:
- a CDS encoding methyltransferase domain-containing protein encodes MSENNIESNNNTYLKVIDTRKKNKMTQAELAKKSGISLKTLSRYENGEKISFNSEKKLLITLEIDNAQSLENYAEKNKYSFDNQAEEYNKFEFIIKKEYIEKIINAGYPYKNKKVLDLGCGTGMLAIETAKYAKEVYALDISKAMTEKLKKDCIEKKIDNIIAVEGDAHNLQFEDNTFDTVITRLAVHHFANPHIVFSEIKRVLKNFGEVILVDIVASEDKEEAILQDTFNKIRDFSHNRFYTLNEIKKFLKDNSFIEAKIQTWKTEREFYNWISLSNFKDPNNLLFNIMRGFALNNIDIGANLRLENNEIRFDQKMVLIKVTNIK; translated from the coding sequence ATGTCCGAAAATAATATAGAAAGTAATAATAATACTTACTTAAAAGTAATTGATACTAGAAAAAAAAATAAAATGACTCAAGCTGAATTAGCAAAAAAATCAGGCATTTCTTTAAAAACCCTAAGTCGATATGAAAATGGAGAAAAAATCAGTTTCAATTCAGAGAAAAAACTATTAATAACATTAGAAATTGATAATGCTCAATCTTTAGAAAATTATGCTGAAAAAAACAAATATTCATTTGATAATCAAGCTGAGGAATATAATAAATTCGAATTTATTATTAAAAAGGAATATATAGAGAAAATAATAAATGCTGGTTATCCATATAAAAATAAAAAAGTCTTAGACTTAGGATGCGGAACAGGAATGCTGGCTATTGAAACAGCAAAATACGCAAAAGAAGTTTATGCTCTGGATATAAGTAAGGCTATGACAGAAAAATTAAAAAAAGATTGTATAGAGAAAAAAATAGACAATATCATAGCTGTTGAAGGAGATGCTCATAATTTACAATTTGAAGACAACACTTTTGATACAGTAATAACAAGGCTTGCCGTTCATCATTTTGCCAATCCACACATCGTTTTTTCAGAAATAAAAAGAGTTTTAAAAAATTTTGGTGAAGTAATCTTGGTTGATATAGTTGCTTCTGAAGATAAGGAAGAAGCTATTTTACAAGATACATTTAATAAAATCAGAGATTTTTCACACAATCGTTTTTATACATTGAATGAAATAAAAAAATTCTTAAAAGACAATTCTTTCATAGAAGCTAAAATTCAAACTTGGAAAACAGAAAGAGAATTTTATAATTGGATTTCACTTTCAAATTTTAAAGATCCAAACAACCTATTATTTAATATAATGCGAGGATTTGCTTTGAATAATATCGATATTGGGGCTAATTTAAGATTAGAAAACAATGAAATCAGATTTGACCAGAAAATGGTTTTAATAAAAGTTACTAACATCAAATAG